A single window of Aspergillus oryzae RIB40 DNA, chromosome 8 DNA harbors:
- a CDS encoding uncharacterized protein (predicted protein), whose product MVVSSLVRRGMELASDMPMNSKNPEVPSIHLSGWLAGLFVFSVLAFFFVVFSIEYTYGMVVAALAAVEETNPDIYIRVKTDSNPDKDVDAAEPEADILRPQPITSKLRTTIKHLRARAGFWSRFRGFGLFFTYSLAEGFLFSILPVSMTNFAGQLVARMIIGMALANLEMTWVHIVISEPSPKRFYQRIPGFKSWLRIAPVVAFEQGAVCAAFYIPLLIAGAAGALSDLVVDPNANLPPAELVSRAATVIAIPSLLAGLVSIPVRAVTIRVAASMLPKEDEAIIPFDRSFGGKVVPATLGGSGKLSIKDAWTTFDGPARIRYLKVIGKVFAMEFAATILFSFVLGCQVHAGALAYGVRRSEVSA is encoded by the exons ATGGTTGTCTCGTCCCTTGTTCGCCGAGGCATGGAGCTGGCCTCCGACATGCCCATGAACTCCAAAAATCCTGAAGTACCTTCCATTCATCTGTCAGGATGGCTGGCTGGTCTTTTTGTCTTCTCTGTCCtagctttcttttttgttgtcttctcG ATCGAATACACCTATGGAATGGTGGTTGCAGCTCTCGCCGCTGTCGAGGAAACTAACCCCGATATCTATATCCGCGTGAAGACCGACTCCAATCCCGACAAAGATGTCGACGCGGCTGAGCCCGAGGCAGATATTCTTCGCCCTCAGCCTATCACTAGTAAACTGCGCACCACCATTAAACATCTCCGTGCACGCGCCGGCTTCTGGTCTCGTTTCCGCGGTTTCGGTCTGTTCTTCACATACTCTCTGGCCGAGgggtttctcttctcgaTTCTACCCGTGTCCATGACCAACTTTGCCGGGCAGCTGGTCGCCAGAATGATCATCGGCATGGCCCTGGCCAACCTGGAAATGACCTGGGTGCATATTGTGATATCTGAGCCCTCCCCCAAGCGCTTCTACCAGCGCATTCCCGGATTCAAGAGCTGGCTGAGGATTGCCCCTGTCGTTGCCTTTGAGCAAGGCGCTGTCTGTGCCGCTTTCTACATCCCCCTACTTATCGccggagctgctggagctctGAGCGACTTGGTTGTTGATCCCAACGCTAACCTCCCACCGGCTGAGCTTGTGAGCCGCGCAGCCACGGTCATCGCCATCCCATCCCTGCTTGCTGGTCTCGTATCCATCCCCGTGCGGGCCGTTACGATTCGTGTTGCAGCCTCCATGCTTCCaaaggaggatgaagcgATCATACCCTTTGACCGCTCCTTCGGCGGAAAGGTGGTTCCTGCCACTCTGGGCGGCAGCGGTAAGCTCAGCATCAAAGATGCATGGACGACCTTTGATGGACCTGCTCGCATTCGCTACCTGAAGGTGATTGGTAAGGTCTTTGCCATGGAGTTTGCCGCGACgattctcttttcatttgtaCTCGGATGCCAAGTCCACGCGGGGGCATTGGCATACGGTGTCCGGCGTAGCGAGGTCAGCGCTTAG